The stretch of DNA CCGGCCACCACACCGTTTCCTGCGGCGCGGCTGAAACCGTTGAAATCCTCACCCCTTCACCCGGGAGACAACTTATGCTGCGGGATGCTCCATACACGCTCGCCGCACCTCCCGGTAGTCCACGGCGATGTGGAAGGCGTCCTCCGGACCCTTCCCGTAGATCTTTCGCGCCAGCACGAGCAGGCCAAAGAGGTTGCCGCCCCGGGTCTTCTTTCTTCGCTCCCGGACCTCGCCGATCGGAACCTTCGTCTTCTTCACGTAATCCACCCAGTACACCGTGACGGTTCTCATGGTCTCCTCCTTGAACGTCATTTCTCTTCCGCCTGCGACGGCGCCGGTTCCGGTCTTGTCCGACTCAGCTTGCACCGGACGTGCCAGAAGACCATTCAAAAACTGATCCTTTAATATCAAATGGTTGCGGGAATGCCATACGGAAGGGAATAGGGCGGCAAGGCAAGAAAAGCGAATAGTATTGAAGAATTACAGACTATTCTTCAAGGCCGGGCCGAGGCGATGTGCGCGTTTATACATGATCCACATCCGGAAGGAACTGGAGGAGCGTTTGAAGTAATCGGATGGCCGGCCCGGCGGATCCCCATTCACGTCTCGCGGCAGATCCCGTACTTTTCGAGCCGGTAGACCAGGACATGCCTGGGGATGCGCAGGAAGGCGGCCGCCTGGGTCATGTTCCCGTTCTTGATCCTCAAGGCGTTCTCGATCACCTTCTTCTCCAGGTCCACCAGCGAGATCCCCTCCGGCGGAAGGGACGGCAGATCCACGCCGTTGCCAAGCAACGGCTCCTTTTCCGGCCGCAAGCTGTCGGAAGTCTCCGGGAGGTCCTCCAGGGACACTTCATTGCCATGGCAGAGGATCACCATCCGCTCGCAGGCGTTCTTCAGTTCCCGGACGTTGCCGGGCCAGGGGCGCCGCATGAGTTCCTCCATGACCCGGGGCGGCACCGTGAGATCCCGGCCTTCCGCCAGTTCCCCGACGAAGTGCAAGACAAGATCGGGAATGTCTTCCGGCCGTTCCCGCAAGGGAGGCACGTGGACCTCGACCACGTTGAGGCGATAGTAGAGGTCCTCCCGGAAGCTCCCTGCCCGGATCCGGCTCTGCAGGTCCTTGTTCGTCGCGGCGACGATCCGCACGTCCACGGAAATGGGCGCATCTCCGCCTACCGCATCCACCACCTTCTCCTGGAGGGCCCGAAGGAGCTTGCCCTGGAGGGGCAACGGGATCTCCCCGATTTCGTCGAGAAACAGCGTGCCGCCCTGCGCCTGCCGAAACCGGCCGAGTCGATCCTTGACCGCCCCCGTGAAGGCGCCCTTGGCATGGCCGAAGAGCTCGGATTCGAGAAGTTCCCCCGGGATGGCGGCGCAATTTACCGCCACGAATGGACCTTCGGCCCTGCGGGAGCGGACATGGATCCTCCGGGCGACCGCTTCCTTTCCGGTACCACTCTCGCCGGTGACGAGGATGCCTGCGTCGGTCATGGATACCCTGTCGGCAATCTCGAGCAGACGCTTCATGGCGGAGGAGGAACCGATGATCTCCCGTTCCACGCCGCTGGTGCGGATTCGAAGCATCCGCACCTCCGTGGCCAGGCGGCGGCGTTCGAGGGCCCTTTTGACCGAGAGGAGAAGCTGGTCCCGCTGGAAGGGCTTCCCGATGAAGTCGTACGCCCCTTCCTTCATCGCCTCGACGGCCGTCTCAACGTTGCCGAAGGCCGTGATGACGAGGACCGGGATCTCGGGAGCCTGCTTCTTGATCCGCCGCAGGACCTCGATCCCCGAGATCCCCGGCATCTTGACGTCCGTGATGACGAGGTCGAACTTTTCCGGAGAGAAAAAGGAGAGCCCCTCCTGCCCATCCTCCGCCGGCGTAATCTCGTACCCGGCTCGGCGGAGGTTGAAAAAGGCAACTTCCCGCCCCGCCTTGTCATCGTCGATGAAGAGAATGCGTCCCGTCATCGTCTTCTCCCCATTCCGAATATCGGGCACGATCGAATGGTTCGCCACCAACCGCTGCTTTTTAAGAAAGCAACCGTTGTGCCATGGAACCCACCGTCCCAACATTCTTTGCAATCAATTGCTTACACGATTCCTTGGAGGTATGGAGCCATCGAATCCGGCGGAAGGTGGAGAATAGTCTTCGACGCGATGAGACTTTTCTTCAAGACCATGTGGCAATTGGGTTTTATTTCCGGGAAGACGCGGTCTTCGCAACTGGCGAGACGATCAAAGTGGATCGCGTCGTCGACGGATCCGGTAAGATGAGCTTATGAAGACCTTGACGCCTCGGATGCGGAACGCTACACGAAAAGCAGCGAGACCCTGATGATCGACACCGGAAGGAGCTATAGGAGAGGATGGAAGCGATGAACAAGGAAAAGATCGAATCTCCCGGTAAAGGAGATCCGCCGCCTTCCGAGACAATCCGTACCCTGGTTACCCGCCGGCAAGAGGATATCGGCGGAACCTGCGCGAGGAGGAACAGATGACGCGGGTCCGATCCGTTCCGGAAATCAAGCTGATCGGGTGGGGCTTCCTTCTTAACGGCATTTGGGAATTTCTGCAATCTCCCCTCTACGCCGACCATGACCGGGGAACAATCTACATCCTCTGGTCACGCCTCCATTGCACCGCCGGAGACATTCTGATTCTGCTCGGCGCTTACTGGATCACCTCCCTGATGTTCCGAACCCGTTCCTGGCCCACCGACAAGAGGTATCCCGCGTTGCTCGTATTCATCGGATGCGGCTTCGCCTACACGGTCTGGAGCGAGTGGTTCAACACCCGAGTGGCGAATGCATGGACCTACGCACCTTCCATGCCCCTGGTTTTCGGGGTGGGCGTCTCTCCGCTCCTCCAGTGGCTGCTCGTTCCCGGCGCCTTGGTATTTCTTCTCAAGCGTTCCGGCCGCATTGTCCGCGGAAGAATCGCCGGCGGCGTAGCTGACGGGCGCAAACAGCAAGCAGGCGATCGAAGTCAAGGCGAGCAGCCGTGATCGCATGGCCCAATCCTCCGGTATCGTCACACCGGCACCACCGGTGCGTCAGCGGCTGACCCGAACTTTGCCGACCATGCCCGCCTCGAAATGGCCGGGCACCAGGCAGGCGAAATCAAACGTGCCCGCCTTGGTGAATTGCCAGACCAGTTCGCCGGTCATGCCGGGCTCGACGCTGACCTGGTTGGGATCGGCGTGTTCCATCTCCGGGAATTTACGCATCGACTCGGCATGTTCTCTCAGTTCCTCGATCGTGCCAAGAACCATCTCATGCTTCACCTTCCCGGTGTTCCGGACGATGAACCGGATGGTCTCGCCCCGTTTCACCTTGATGCTTGCGGGCTTGAAGCGCATCGTGTCGTTCATTTCCACCTGGATACTACGGGTGACCTTGCCGGGATCGCCGGGCTTTCCGAGGGCCTCCCCGTGATCGCCGGTTTGCCGGCCCTGCTTCTTCCCGTGTTTCGTTTCTTCGTGGGCCAGCGCTCCGGTGATGGAAACGAGGCTCAAGATAAGTGTGTATGCGATGATCCGTCGCTTCATATATCCTCCCTTTCCTTCGTCATCTGTTGTTCCAATCGACAGTTAAGATGCCGGCAGCGCCCCTTTCCATTCGTAGGCGGCACTGCCTTTCGGGTGCTTGTACCAGCCCGGGTCCTTGTAGTCGTCGCGTGCCAGTCCCTCCCGTATCTTGACGACGGTGAACATTCCGCCCATCTCGAGGGGACCGAACGGGCCCTGCCCGGTCATCATCGGCAGGGTGTTGTCGGGCAGCGGCATCTCCATCGCCCCCATCTCGGCCATGCCGCGCTCGCCCATCACGATGTAGTCGGGCAGCAGCCGGTTGGTGACGAAAATCCGCACCTTGTCGCCTTCGACGCATTCGATGGTCGGACCCGGGCTCTGGCCGTTGAAGCCCCAGAGGTTGGCCGTCATTCCGGGGGCGATTTCGCGCCTGACCGGTTCAGCGATGAGGTGGAACTCCTTCCATCCGTCCTTCATGCGCCAAGGCAGGGTCCAGCCATTCAGCGTGACCACCGGCCGGTAGGGCCGGCCGTTCGGGGGAACCAGCGGCGGCTGCGTCATCGCCCGAAAGTCCCATCAGCCGTGTAAGGCGCTCCCGCCCGGCCACCGCCGCCTGCCTCGTCCGTGCCAGTCGCGCCTCCGTCTCGGCGTGGAACACCTGCTCCCGCATCCGGTCCAGCCGGTTGAAGTTCCCCGCCCGCTCCATCCGGCTCGCAAGGTCGAAGGATGCCTCCGCCGCGACCGTTTCAATCCAGGACTTGCGGGTCACGGTAGCGACCTCAAGCATCCGCCCCGCCACCGCGAGCTTCACCTGCTCGAAGCGGCGGCCCTCGATCCGGGTCCGCAGCGGCATGGTCAGGAGATCGATGATCGGGAAGGTCAGCGCCCATTCGAGCTTGCGCGCGCCGCCTTCACTCGTCCGGAGATAGGCGAAGTGCGGATTCGTCATCCGGCCGGCCTGGACCAGGTCGGCTTCCGCGATCCCCAGCTCCGCATAGGTCGCCTGCAAACCGGGGTTGTTCAGGAGAGCGAGCTGCACGGCGTTGTCGGCGGAAAGCGGCGAGGCCAGGAGTTCTTTTACGGCGGACCGGATGCTGGCGCGCTCGCCGTCGTCGCGCGGCCACTTCACGTCCTTGTGCAGTCGCTCCCTGGCGGCCTGCTCGACCGTTCCGAACCCCCTGTCCCTGGAAAAGGTGGCGCAGCCACCCAGAACTCCGGCGGAAACCAATGCAACGACGAAAACGGAAATCCCGGTGACCGTCCCGCCGTCAAATCCTTTCTGGCCGCTATCTCCCGCCATATTCGAATCCCTCTGGAAAGATGCAGTTTGCTTGCTCCTGGCACGGGTTGTGCCACTTGTTGGATTGGCTGAGACGATCATTTTAATATCAACCAGTTACGTAACCATCGACGGGTGGTGGGCTAACTTTATGCCCGTCTCTGAAGAATATCCTTCACCGTGGAACAGAATATTCTCCGTAAATCAAAGATTTTCCCGCCGAAGCCTCAACGCGTTGCCCACGACCGACACGGAGCTGAAGCTCATCGCCGCGGCGGCGATGACGGGACTGAGCAGGATGCCGAAGAACGGGTAGAGGACGCCCGCCGCGACCGGAATTCCCAACGCGTTGTACCCGAAGGCGAAGAACAGGTTCTGCTTGATGTTCCGCATGGTTGCACGGCTGAGTTTCCGCGCCCGTATGATCCCGCGCAGATCCCCCTTCACCAGCGTGACCCCGGCGCTTTCCATGGCCACGTCGGTTCCCGTTCCCATCGCGATCCCCACCTGGGCCTGCGCCAGCGCCGGCGCGTCGTTGATCCCGTCGCCCGCCATGGCCACGATCCGCCCTTCGCCCTGCAGGCGCTTCACGGCGTCGGCCTTCTGGTCGGGAAGGACTTCGGCCATCACCTCGTCGATGTCGAGCGTTCCCGCGACGGCCTCCGCCGTCGTCCTGCTGTCGCCGGTGAGCATCACGATCCGGATTCCCTCTTCGTGGAGCTGCCGGATCGCTTCGGGGGTGGTTCCCTTGACCGGGTCAGTGACCCCGAGGAGCCCGGCCGCCTTGCCGTCCACCGCGACGAACATCACCGTCTGCCCTTCCTTGCGCAGCGCTTCGGCCTTTCCGGCGAGCTCTCCCGGGTCGATCCCCATGCTCTCGAAGAGATTTCGGTTCCCCAGGCCGACGGAGCGTCCGTCCACGCTTCCTTTCACCCCCTTGCCGGTCACCGATTCGAACGATTCCGTCCCGGTCGGCTCCACCCCCCGTTCCTGCGCCCCGGACACGATGGCGGCCGCCAAGGGATGTTCGCTCCCCCGTTCCAGGCTGGCGGCCAGGCGCAACAGATCCTTCCCGTCCCATCCCTCGGCCGGTTCCACCGTGACCAGCTTCGGCTTCCCTTCGGTGAGCGTCCCGGTCTTGTCGATCACGAGGGTGTCGACCTTGCGCAGGATCTCGATGGCCTCGGCGTTTCGGAACAGGACGCCCGCGGTCGCGCCCTTTCCCGTCGCCACCATGATCGACATCGGGGTCGCGAGCCCCAGCGCGCAGGGGCAGGCGATGATGAGCACGGCGACCGCGTTGACCAGCGCGTGCGCCATCTGCGGCTCCGGTCCGACGAGGCCCCAGACGACGGCCGTGGCGACGGCGATCGAGACCACCGCCGGAACGAACCAGCCCGCGACCTTGTCCGCCAGCTTCTGGATCGGGGCGCGAGTACGCTGCGCGTCCGCCACCATCTGGACGATCCGGGCCAGCAGCGTCTCCGCGCCCACCCGCTCCGCCTTCAGGACGAAGGAGCCGGTGCCGTTCACCGTCGCCCCGACCACGCGGTCGCCTGGATTCTTCTCCACCGGAATGGCTTCCCCCGAGACCATCGACTCATCCACAGCGCTGGTCCCTTCGAGGACGACGCCGTCCACCGGAACCTTCTCCCCCGGCCGCACGCGCAGCCGGTCTCCAAGGTGAACCTGGTCGAGTGGGACATCCTCTTCGGAGCCGTCGTCCCGGAGGCGGCGGGCGGTCTTCGGCGCCAGGCCCAGGAGCGCCTTGACGGCTGCTCCGGTGCGGCTTCGCGCCTTCAGTTCCATGACCTGCCCGAGCAGCACGAGGGTCACGATGGCGGCCGCGGCCTCGAAGTAGACGGCGACTTCTCCGCTTTCCAGGCGGAAGGAAGGCGGGAAGATCCCGGGGAACAGCTTTGCGACCAGGCTGTACAGATACGAGACGCCGACGCCCAGCCCGATCAGGGTGAACATGTTCAGGCTGCGGTGGACCACCGACTGCCAGCCACGCACGAAGAAGGGCCAGCCTCCCCACAGGACGACGGGAGTGGCGAGGACCAGCTGCAGCCAGCCCAGCGTCGACATGGTTGCGATCCGCGAAAGCGGATGCCCCGGCAGATGCTCCCCCATGGCAACCGCCACAAGGGGAATCGTGAGAGCGACGCTGATCCAAAAACGCCGACTCATGTCGACGAGTTCGGAGTTCTCCTCTTCGCCTGCCGTGGCCGTCCGGGGCTCCAGCGCCATCCCGCACTTCGGGCAGTCGCCGGGCGCATCCCGGACGATTTCGGGGTGCATGGGACAGACCCATTCGTTCCGGGTGGAGGCCGCAACGGGGGCGACCGGTTCGAGCGCCATGCCGCACTTGGGACAGCTGCCGGGCCCCGGCTGGCGGACCTCGGGATGCATTGGGCACGTGTACCCGCCGCCCCCTTTTTCCGCACCGGACAGTTCCGCTCCATTGCGGGGAGCCGAAACGCCCGATGCGTCGGGACCCGCGTCCTTCTTGCCGTGTTCCCCTTCCGCCGGAGCTGTTCCGGTGTACTTCCCCGGGTCCTGACGAAATTCGGACAGGCAGTGAGCGCTGCAGAACAGATAGCTTGTTCCGGCGTGATCGACCCTGTGCGGGCTATCCGGTCCGACGCTCATCCCGCATACGGGATCCCTAGATCGGTTCGCATCGTTCGGATCCTGTCCTTCGGTCGCCGGCATCTTCTCCTCCCCGTATTTCACGTTTCATTCATCGCGCCGCACACCCTACTTCTTTATTCGATACACGAAACCCAGCCTCCCCCAAAACCCGCTCGCCGCAAGCCTCCGACGATGTATGGGCAGTTTCGCATCAACCGCCACAACAACTCCGTACGATAATTCTCGATCATCAGAATCGTCGGCCCTTCATTCAGCCCGAAATGCCACGGCGACACCCAGCCGTGGGGATTGCCGGAGGCGGCAGGGTAGGTCGGATTGAAGGACGCCTTGAAGCCGTAGCGGTTGGATTCCGTTAATTTGGCGTCATGAATGCAGTACTCGAGCGCGGGAAGCACAATCTCGGGCGCGAATGGCAGCGACGCCGCCACGGCCCACGGCGCGATCGTGCCGTCGTCGGGTCCGTACGGCACGCCGCGCCCCACGTAACCGAAGAACCGGCGCCCGATGCCGGCGATGTTGATGATGTCCGGACCGGGACCTTCGCTCGCGGTCAGTCCCCAGCAATGCCCGCCATAGTGCGCGAACTTGAGCGGGTTGTCGATCGCGTACTGACGTTGTACGTAGGTCGCCCGTCGGCTGTTCTCGAAATAGTCGATGCCCCTGGCACGCATGAAGGCATCCCGGATACCGCGAAAGTCGACCCAGATATGGGAGAGTTGGTGCGTGAATAGCGGCCCGGCATATAGATAGTCCTATCCGTAGCAGTGCTCCCACCGGTACGTGGTGGCCCATGCCGCATAGGCGCTCCTGGGCAGCGGATGCGTCGGCGAGCCCAGCCCCAGGATATACAGCAGGAGCGCCTCGTCGTAGCCTTCCCATCGGTGCTTGAGAAATCCGCCTTCGGGCTCCCAGCCGTGCGTCACGGTCGCACCCTGGTTCTGCGCCCACGGCCAATCGGCGCGGCGATAGAGCGCGTCGGCGAGTTTGCGGATCTCATGCTCGGGGGCCGTACCCGCCCCAAAGTACCTTCCTGCCGTCAACGCGCCAGCCAGCAGAAATGCGCTGTCGATCGTCGACAGTTCGCATTGCCAGGCGCGCCGCCCGGTCCGCATGTCGAGAAAATGATAATAAAAGCCCCGGTAGCCGGTCGCGTCAGGCTCGGGGCCTTGCGGACTGTTCCAGAAAAAACGCAGCGTCGTCAGCGTTCGCTCCACCGCCGCGGCGCGCGGCATAAATCCGCGCTCGACCGCCACCGGGTAAGATGCCAGCGCGAGGCCGGTGGCGGCAATGCTGGCGGGCCAATCACGCGCGGTCTTGTCGATCACCAGTCCGTTGACTGGATTCGTCTCATGCAAAAAGTAGTTGAATGAGTCGAGCTGAAGCTTTTCCAGTTCGGCATCGACGGTCAGTTTCCTGCTTCTCATGGTTTCACCCGGTTTGCCCGCTCCGTATATGAAATGGTGACTCCGACGCGCCGCGTTATAACACATGGAATCATCGTATGAACCTTTCATAGCTGCCGTATCGCTCGCCGATTTTGCCGCGCGGGAAACTGAGAAGGATCACGAGCGCGCCGACGATCAGGTCGTTCCACGTCGCGCTACTCGTTGCGCCGTTCATCAGCCACACGGAAGCGATCGCCCCTGCGCCAAAGAGTATGTTGACAAAGCGCGCCGCACGACCAACCTCGGCCAGCGCGATGATGGCGACGGCTACCATCAGCGCGCCGACGAGGTGGTCGCTGTCGGCGGCGGTCCCGGTGCTGCCCAAGGCGAACGGCGCGAACATCAGCCACACGCCGAGCGCGGCACTGATGAGCAGATTCCAGCTTCTGACGAGCCAATTCTGAAACATCGCAAAGGGGCGCGACCAGTCGAACGGCGTCAAACGGTCGTCTTTCCCGCCTTCGATCGTGCCGCCGAGCCAGAACGTGCGCCAGAGCGGTTTGCCTTCGCGCCTGGCTTGAACCAGAAACTGCAGCATCGCCACGACTTCATCGAGAGTGGCGGGGATCATCGCCAGCATTGCGATTCCGGCGAGCAGGCAAAGGGAACACCACGCGCCGACCGAGAGCGGCTGCAAAATGATCAGCACGATACTCACCGTGCCGAGCGGCACGACGAGGATGCCGAAAAACATGACCATCCATGGCATCGTTCGCCACCGGGCCTTGTCGCCCATGAAGCCCAT from bacterium encodes:
- a CDS encoding vitamin K epoxide reductase family protein, whose protein sequence is MMWRDSLRASFVNLLLGAWLVTSPFTFGYQSAGMTRSDIVCGLLVVVFSLFSASRRLNAYARWAVCFVGIWLLFAPLVFWAPTSAEYLNDTLVAALLISFAVLIPGMPGMDMSVMDGAAVPPGWSYNPSAWLQRAPIILLALVGFLASRYMAAFQLGHIKTVFDPFFDTGTQRVLTSEVSRAFPIPDAGLGAVAYMIEFLMGFMGDKARWRTMPWMVMFFGILVVPLGTVSIVLIILQPLSVGAWCSLCLLAGIAMLAMIPATLDEVVAMLQFLVQARREGKPLWRTFWLGGTIEGGKDDRLTPFDWSRPFAMFQNWLVRSWNLLISAALGVWLMFAPFALGSTGTAADSDHLVGALMVAVAIIALAEVGRAARFVNILFGAGAIASVWLMNGATSSATWNDLIVGALVILLSFPRGKIGERYGSYERFIR
- a CDS encoding heavy metal translocating P-type ATPase yields the protein MPATEGQDPNDANRSRDPVCGMSVGPDSPHRVDHAGTSYLFCSAHCLSEFRQDPGKYTGTAPAEGEHGKKDAGPDASGVSAPRNGAELSGAEKGGGGYTCPMHPEVRQPGPGSCPKCGMALEPVAPVAASTRNEWVCPMHPEIVRDAPGDCPKCGMALEPRTATAGEEENSELVDMSRRFWISVALTIPLVAVAMGEHLPGHPLSRIATMSTLGWLQLVLATPVVLWGGWPFFVRGWQSVVHRSLNMFTLIGLGVGVSYLYSLVAKLFPGIFPPSFRLESGEVAVYFEAAAAIVTLVLLGQVMELKARSRTGAAVKALLGLAPKTARRLRDDGSEEDVPLDQVHLGDRLRVRPGEKVPVDGVVLEGTSAVDESMVSGEAIPVEKNPGDRVVGATVNGTGSFVLKAERVGAETLLARIVQMVADAQRTRAPIQKLADKVAGWFVPAVVSIAVATAVVWGLVGPEPQMAHALVNAVAVLIIACPCALGLATPMSIMVATGKGATAGVLFRNAEAIEILRKVDTLVIDKTGTLTEGKPKLVTVEPAEGWDGKDLLRLAASLERGSEHPLAAAIVSGAQERGVEPTGTESFESVTGKGVKGSVDGRSVGLGNRNLFESMGIDPGELAGKAEALRKEGQTVMFVAVDGKAAGLLGVTDPVKGTTPEAIRQLHEEGIRIVMLTGDSRTTAEAVAGTLDIDEVMAEVLPDQKADAVKRLQGEGRIVAMAGDGINDAPALAQAQVGIAMGTGTDVAMESAGVTLVKGDLRGIIRARKLSRATMRNIKQNLFFAFGYNALGIPVAAGVLYPFFGILLSPVIAAAAMSFSSVSVVGNALRLRRENL
- a CDS encoding sigma-54 dependent transcriptional regulator — its product is MTGRILFIDDDKAGREVAFFNLRRAGYEITPAEDGQEGLSFFSPEKFDLVITDVKMPGISGIEVLRRIKKQAPEIPVLVITAFGNVETAVEAMKEGAYDFIGKPFQRDQLLLSVKRALERRRLATEVRMLRIRTSGVEREIIGSSSAMKRLLEIADRVSMTDAGILVTGESGTGKEAVARRIHVRSRRAEGPFVAVNCAAIPGELLESELFGHAKGAFTGAVKDRLGRFRQAQGGTLFLDEIGEIPLPLQGKLLRALQEKVVDAVGGDAPISVDVRIVAATNKDLQSRIRAGSFREDLYYRLNVVEVHVPPLRERPEDIPDLVLHFVGELAEGRDLTVPPRVMEELMRRPWPGNVRELKNACERMVILCHGNEVSLEDLPETSDSLRPEKEPLLGNGVDLPSLPPEGISLVDLEKKVIENALRIKNGNMTQAAAFLRIPRHVLVYRLEKYGICRET
- a CDS encoding multicopper oxidase domain-containing protein, which gives rise to MTQPPLVPPNGRPYRPVVTLNGWTLPWRMKDGWKEFHLIAEPVRREIAPGMTANLWGFNGQSPGPTIECVEGDKVRIFVTNRLLPDYIVMGERGMAEMGAMEMPLPDNTLPMMTGQGPFGPLEMGGMFTVVKIREGLARDDYKDPGWYKHPKGSAAYEWKGALPAS
- a CDS encoding cupredoxin family protein; protein product: MKRRIIAYTLILSLVSITGALAHEETKHGKKQGRQTGDHGEALGKPGDPGKVTRSIQVEMNDTMRFKPASIKVKRGETIRFIVRNTGKVKHEMVLGTIEELREHAESMRKFPEMEHADPNQVSVEPGMTGELVWQFTKAGTFDFACLVPGHFEAGMVGKVRVSR